The following coding sequences are from one Spirochaetales bacterium window:
- a CDS encoding DNA-binding protein: protein MKYSQGFIGRLFVIRLEDGDRLPGIIEEFAAKHYIKRGICFFLGGIGEGSRIVSGPKDGKVMPPEPMLFQLHDVHEVVGIGTIFPNDAGTPVLHAHAAFGRKETTLTGCIRPGIDTWKVAEVILLEISGNCGTRTHDRETGFHLLDPES from the coding sequence ATGAAGTATTCCCAGGGTTTTATCGGCAGGTTGTTCGTTATCAGACTCGAGGATGGAGACAGGCTTCCCGGTATTATCGAGGAGTTCGCGGCGAAACATTACATCAAACGGGGCATCTGCTTTTTCCTGGGTGGAATCGGGGAAGGAAGCCGGATCGTGTCGGGACCGAAAGACGGAAAGGTCATGCCGCCCGAACCGATGCTCTTTCAATTACATGATGTGCATGAAGTCGTCGGGATCGGGACCATCTTTCCGAATGACGCAGGAACCCCCGTCCTTCACGCGCACGCCGCGTTCGGAAGAAAGGAAACAACACTCACCGGCTGCATCAGGCCCGGCATCGATACCTGGAAAGTGGCGGAAGTGATCCTTCTCGAGATAAGCGGAAACTGCGGCACGCGAACACATGACAGGGAAACGGGATTTCACCTCCTCGACCCGGAATCATAG
- a CDS encoding TIGR00725 family protein produces the protein MIYVGIIGGSSCRSETRRRALETGKLIAGEGWTLVCGGMGGVMEAACEGARKAGGVTIGILPGESGTAGNRYLSYRIVTGMGHLRNGVVVRSSDVIVAFEGSYGTLNEIAFANITGVPVIGFGSWKIEPAGDGDSRPYIREVGTPAEAVSAVREILGM, from the coding sequence ATGATCTATGTGGGTATAATCGGCGGAAGCAGCTGCAGGTCTGAAACACGAAGGCGGGCATTGGAGACGGGTAAACTGATCGCAGGAGAAGGCTGGACACTCGTCTGCGGCGGTATGGGCGGCGTCATGGAGGCGGCATGCGAAGGGGCCCGGAAGGCCGGCGGTGTGACGATCGGTATTCTTCCGGGAGAAAGCGGGACGGCTGGCAATCGGTATCTTTCCTACAGAATCGTGACCGGGATGGGGCACCTGAGGAACGGGGTGGTCGTGCGGTCCAGCGATGTGATTGTTGCGTTCGAGGGAAGCTACGGGACGCTGAACGAAATCGCGTTTGCCAATATAACGGGGGTGCCCGTGATCGGATTCGGCAGCTGGAAGATCGAACCGGCCGGCGATGGCGATTCCCGCCCGTATATCAGGGAAGTGGGAACACCAGCCGAGGCCGTCTCCGCCGTCAGGGAAATACTCGGCATGTGA